From the Pseudomonas monsensis genome, the window TCGCCCAGGCCGGCACACCCGCGACAGTCCACCCCGGCCTCACGAAAGCGCGCGATCAGTTCCGCTGGCGCGTCGAGAAACAGCACCTGATGCTGTCCCGGCGTCGCCAGGCAATGATCCAGCAACATCCGCTCGGCGCCATAGAAACCGCCGCTGCTGAGCAAATGAATGATCGGCAGCGCGGGGTTCGGGGCGGACGCAGTGTTCAATTGCGCACCCAGTGCACGAAGCTAGGCACCGTCCAGTTCTTGTGCGGATTGCTCGGCAGTGCGTTCTCGTCGTTGATCACCAGCAACACTGGCAGGCCCAGCTCGTGGCTGATTTGCGCCGGATGTTTGAAGCGATGATCGAAGAACTCACGCACGTAGACCAGGGCAATCGCCAGCAGCAAACCGGTGAGCAGGCCGAATGGAATGATCAGGAACGCTTTCGGAAATGCCGGCTCCGTCGGTTCGAACGGCGGGCTGAGCACCTTGGCGTTCGACAGGTCATCGTTGAGCGAGCCGGCGGTACTGCTTTCGGCGAAGCGTTGCGCGTAGGTCGAGAACGCCGTGTGCAGCGCGTCGATTTCCGTGTCCATCTGCCGCAACTTGCTTTGGGTCTGCTGCAAGGTGTGGATGCGGTTCTTGAACTCGGCAATGCGTGCGGTTTTCTGATTGATCACCTGTTGCACCACAGCCAGGTCGTTGGTGCGTTCCTGAATGCGGTTGCTCACCACTTTGAGAAATTGCTGACGGGTGCGGGCGATTTGCTCGCGGGTCAACAGCATGGGTTCGCTGCCGGGCTGGAACACTGCCAGATCGTTCATGTAGCGGCTGACCTGGGTGGTCAGTTGCTCACCCATTTGCTTGATCTCGCGATCCTCGAACGCCACGTTGTCCACCGTAGTGGTGAAGGTGTAGGGAAACGTGTAGTCGTTGAGCTTGTTATTGCTCGCGGCGGCCAGCGCGGTTTTCAGGTATTCGAGCCAGCGCTGGCTCTGCAACAGACGATCCTGATACAGGTTCAGCGCTTGCTCCTCGGTGTTGATCGCGTTCAGGCGGAAGGTGATTTCTTCCTTCGGATCCGACGAGCCGACGCTTTCCAGCAAGGCCTGGCGGTTACCTTCCAGACCATCGAGGCGCACTTGATAGAGATGCTTCTTCGACTCGTAGAAAGACTGCGGCAAGTCGATCGACTGCAGGGCCTGACGGCTGACCAGATAGTTCTGCAGCAGGGCGCTGACAAACGTCGTGCCCTGATGCGGATCCGGGAAGCTGTAGACGATCGAGATTACATTGGAGCCGGGCAGGGTCTCGATTTTCAGGCTGTCGATGGCTTGCTGGGTCAACGCGTCGAGCGCGGTGTCACGCACCGGATCGGTTTCCAGGCCGAGCATGTTGCGCAGCGGATTGATCAGGTACTGGCGCAGCGGCGAGGTGACATAGCGTTTGAACGGTTCCACGACCAGTCTGGCGAACATGCCGACCGGTGGCGTGTATTCGCCCTTGTCGCGCAGTTCGCTGATGGTCTGACGAATCAGCGCCGGTGACCGCAGAATGTTGCTCTCGGTTTCCATGTCCGCCAGTGACGGCGGAATGAAGGTGGCGTTATCCACGGTGAGTGACGTGGTGGCGTCACCCTGGGAGAGTTTTTTCGACTGCACGATCACCTGGGCGGTGATATCGAAGCTCTGTTTGAGCACCAGCGGCAGTAACAACGCGATGACTGCAAAGATCAGGAAGACCCGTTTCACCAGTTGCTTGTTGGCGAAGAAGATCCTGAAGAACTCATGCAGGTAGTTTTCCTTTGGATTCATGATCGTTCACCTGAGAGTCAGTTACTGCTGCTGCTTTTGTTGTCGACGCGGTAGCCGAAGCTGAACCCGACGCCCTGGAACAACACCACGTCTGCCAGTTGCCGGGCGAGATCGCCGGCACTCGCCAGTTTTGTTTTCGGTACGAACAGCATGTCGTCCGGTTGCAGGTAGGCGATCTGCGACGCGTCGCCCGACAGGGCTTTTTCCACGTCGTAGTGCACGGCCTGCACCTGGTTGCCGTTGCGGCGCATGATCACCACCGAATCCAGACGGGCCTTGACGTTGGTGCCCCGGGCCAGGGTCAGCGCCTCAAGCACCGACACCGGACGGCGGATCGGGTAGGACCCCGGCTGGCCGACTTCGCCGAGCACGTAGATTTCATTGCCGGCGGTGGATTTGAGCAGCACATCGACGCTCATCCGTCCGGGCAATTGCGCGTACTTCTGGTTGAGGAAGGTTTCCAGTTGATTGACGGTCATGCCTTGCAGCGGCACGGCGCCGATTTCCGGGAAGCTCGCGTAGCCGTCGGTGCCCACGGTGATCTCACGGCTCATGCCGGTGGCCGGGTGGTTCAGCGCGCTTTTCAGGTTCTGCTCGTTGGTCAACGGACTGATGATCTGCACGGTCAATTGATTGCGGTTGGGCTGAAACAACTGTTTGCGCTGATAGGCACGCTGAATTTCTTCACGGGCCTCATCGCTGGTCAGCCCGGCGATTTTCACCGAGGTGTTGGCCCCCGGCAGGTTGATGGTGCCGTCGGGCAGCACCAGTTGGTTGCCGTTGAGCTGGCTGGCCGCGGTGAAGTTCAGGCCGATCTGATCACCCGACTGCACGCGGTAGGCATCCGAGCCGCTGGTGCTGATGTGGAAGATCACGTCCAGCACATCCTGCGGGCGCAGGGTCTGCTCGACCTTCGGCATGTCGGTGGCCTGGGCGTTGGCCGGCGTCGCGGTGAGGATATTCACCGGCATGTTCTGGGTTTCGGAGGTGCTTGAGCAGCCTGCAAGCGGCAGCATCAGCAGAACAAGTATCTTGGCGTTCATGGCGTCATCCTTCGCGTTCGCTTACAGGTTTTTGTAAAGCCATTTGGGCATGTAGTACTTGCGTCGGTTGAACACGCTGCCGACCACTTTTGCCCCGGCCTGAGTCAGGCGTTGCACGGCGGCCTGGGCGACTTCCCAGCGGGTGTCTTCGGCGCGAACGACAAACACCACACCATCGACCTGCGTGCTGATCACCAGCGTGTCGGCGGCGGAATACACCGCGTCGCCGTCGATCACCACAAAGCGATACTGGCTGCCCAACTGGTCGAGCAATGGGCTCAGGCGCTCGGCGGTGAGGTGTTCCAGGGTGCGGATCGGTCGGCCGTTGGGCAGTACGTGAAACGGCAGGCTCGACACCTGCACCACGCAGTCCTGCAACAGCGGCGGGTTGTCCGGGTTGAACAGCAAGTCACGCAGGCCGCGCTCCTTGCTCAGGTTCAATTGTCGGGTCAGGTTGCTTGCCGACTGGCTGGCGTCTACCAGCAGCACCTGGCCGCTGCTCATTTGCGCCAGTTGGCTGGCCAGCGCGAGGGCGCTGGTGGTGGTGCCGGCCCCGGGGTTGGCGGCGGTCAGGAACAGGATCCGCAGATCCAGATCCAGCACGGTCGAGGTCAGGTTCGATTCGCTAGGGTTGGCGATGCTCAGGCTTTTGTTGGTTGAACCGTCCATTAGCTTGCTCCGTGGCCGCTGAATACTTTGAAGGGGGTTTTCAACAGAATCTTCAAATCAAGCAAAAGGCTCTGCTCGGCGATATAGCTGAGGTCCAACTCAACGCGCTGGTCGAAGTCGATGTTGCTGCGTCCGGAGATCTGCCACAGGCCGGTCATGCCGGGGTAGATCGCCAGACGGGCAAGGTGGTTGTCCTTGTAGCGGTAGGCGTTGAACGAGGTCGGACGGGGGCCGACCAGGCGCATGTCACCGGTCACCACGTTGATCAGGTTGGGCAGTTCGTCGAGGCTGGTGCGCCGCAGGAAACCGCCAATCCGGGTGATGCGTGGGTCCTTGTCGATCTTGAAATCAATCGCGTCGACCCCGTGCTTGTTGAGGTGACGCAGCGACTCTTTCAATTCTTCGGCGTTGGCGACCATGGTGCGGAACTTGTACATGCCGAATTTGCGGCCGCGATAGCCGGTGCGCTTCTGCACGAACATCACCGGCCCCGGGCTGGTGAACTTGATGATCAGCGCCAGGCCGACCAACAGCGGCGAAATCAATAGCAGAATCGCCAGGGCGCCGAAGCAGGCCATCACCCGATTGGTGCGCGACAGTTGCCATGGACGACCGCCTTCGCGGCCCGTGAACCAGCCGCGTCCCTGGCGATGAATCGCCGCATCGAGGCGCATCCGGTGCTCGGGGTCAATGCGCTTGTCGCGGCGCATTTGTTGGATCGGTACACCTTGCTCATGTCCAGTCATGGGGTCCTCCGCTGATGTTCAGCCGCGAGCGGCGCGTGGGCGACAGGCAGTGGGGTAGTAGTCGCGGAACCAGGCGATGAAACGCCCCAGCCCCTCATCCAGCTCGATCCGGGGCTGGAACCCGGTGGCCTGGGCCAGATCGTCGGTCTCGGCACAGGTGTTGAGCACATCGCCCGGTTGCAGGGGCAAGAGCTCGACAATGGCTTTCTGACCGAGGTGTTTTTCCATCAACGCCAGGTAGGTTTTCAGCTCCACCGGGTGGTGGCCGCCGATGTTGAACAGGCACCACGGCGCCATGCTGCTGCCCGCGTCGGGATGTTCGCGATCCCACTCGGGGTGGTTGTGCGGCGGATGGTCGGTGAGGCGCGCGATGCTTTCGATGATGTCGTCGATGTAGGTGAAATCCCGTTGGTGCTCGCCGTAGTTGAACAGTTTCAGCGGCGTGCCTTCGGTGATCGCGCGGGCGAACTGGATCGGCGACATGTCGGGCCGACCCCAGGGGCCGTACACGGTGAAAAAGCGCAGGCCGGTGCTGGGAATACCGAACAGGTGGCTGTAGCTGTGGGCCATCAGCTCGTTGGCTTTTTTGGTCGCGGCGTACAGCGAGAGCGGGTGATTGACGCCGTCGTGCACCGAATACGGGGTGTGCTGGTTGGCGCCGTACACCGAACTCGACGAGGCATAGATCAAGTGCTCGACCGGATGATGCCGGCAACCTTCGAGAATGTTCAAAAAGCCGCTGAGGTTGCTGTCCAGATAGGCCTTCGGGTTTTCCAGCGAGTAGCGCACCCCGGCCTGCGCCGCGAGGTGGATCACCACTTGCGGTTGCTCGCGGACAAACAGCGCTTCAATCGCGGCGGCGTCGGCCAGGTCAATCCGCGCGAGCGGGAAATGCCCGACCTGATCGCGTACCCATCGCACGCGATCGTGTTTGAGTTGCGGGTCGTAATAGCCGTTGAAGTTATCCAGGCCGACCACCGCATGCCCGTCGCGCATCAGCCGCAACACGCAATGGGCGCCAATGAAGCCGGCTGCGCCGGTGACCAGGATTTTCATGGGCGTAGCCCTTGCGGTGCGATGTGACGCAGGCCGATGCCGCTGTAATGCAGGCCGGCGGCGGCCACGTGTTCCGGGTTGTAGAGGTTGCGGCCGTCGATGATGACTTTCGAACGCAGTTTTTCCGCGAGCAGGTCGAAGTCCACTACGCGAAAGTTTTTCCATTCGGTGCAGATCACCAAGGCATCGGCGTCTTCCAGAGTGTCGTCGCGGGTGGCGCACAGGTGCAGGTCGTTGCGATAGCCGTAAAGGCGCCGGCATTCGGACATGGCTTCCGGATCATAGGCTTGCACACTGGCGCCTTCGGCCCACAGCGCGTCCATCAGGTAACGACTGGGTGCTTCGCGCATGTCGTCGGTGTTCGGTTTGAACGCCAGGCCCCAGATCGCGATGGACTTGCCGGCCAGGCCTTGCGGAAACTGCGCCTTGAGTTTGCTGAAGAGTATGTGGCGCTGGCTGTCGTTGACGTCGGTGACGCTGCGCAGCAGTTTCAGCGGCATGCCGTTGTGTTCGGCGGTATGCAGCAGGGCACGCAGGTCCTTGGGAAAGCATGAGCCACCGAAGCCGCAGCCCGGATAGATGAAGTGGTAACCGATGCGTGGATCAGAGCCGATGCCTTTGCGCACGGCTTCGATGTCGGCGCCCAGCAGTTCGGTGAGGTTGGCCAGTTCGTTCATGAAACTGATGCGCGTGGCGAGCATGGCGTTGGCGGCGTACTTGGTCAGTTCGGCGCTGCGGTTGTCCATGAACATGAGTTTTTCGTGATTGCGGCAGAATGGCGCGTACAGCTCGCTCATCTGCTCGCGAGCCACGTCATCGCGAGTGCCGACGATGATTCGGTCGGGGCGCATGCAGTCGGCAAGAGCGCTGCCTTCCTTGAGAAATTCGGGGTTGGAGACAACGCGCACGGCCAGATTGCTTTTGCCGCGACGCAGCAGTTCGCTGTTGGCGGTGGCCAGCACCTGATCGGCCGTACCGACCGGCACCGTGGACTTGATGATCAGGGTGCGATCGGCCTCCATGTGCGAAGCGATCTGCCGGGCGACGTTGAGCACGTGGCTGAGGTCGGCGGAACCGTCTTCATCGGCCGGCGTGCCGACGGCGATGAAAATCAGCTCGGCATGCTCGACCGCATCGCTGGCCTGGGTGCTGAACAGCAGACGGCCGGCCTTGATGTTTTCTTCAAGTGTGCCCGACAGTCCCGGTTCGCTGATGGGCGGCACGGCTTGTTGCAGTTGTTTAATCTTGTTTGGGTCAATATCTACGCATAAAACCCGATGACCGACATCTGCAAGTGCGGCGGCTTGAATAAGTCCAACATAGCCCGTGCCAAATACGCTCACGTCCATCTGCGCACCCTCGATAGAGCGAAAAGAAGAAGTTCGGAAGAAGACTGTAAAAGGGGTATAGCGCAGGGTTTGGAAAGCGTGTCAGCAAAATGACATGTTGCACGTGTATAACACTTGAGCGTTTTTTGGCGATTGGCCATCAAGTCATTGCTGCGATTGAATTTGTTGATTTCTTGCAGATTTGTTCAGATTCAAAATAAGCGATGGACGGTTGTAAGTCGCTAATTTAAAGGCTTGTAGCGTTTCGTGTGTGTCAGATTTGAGTCATCGTTTTTTTGACGCTTTCTAAAAAAAACAGTCAATTCTTGCGCTTTGATGGCCGGGTGCTAGTGTCAGATTTTGACCGACAAGCCTTTGACTCTCTGCCGTATTGCACGTCCGGTATCGCCATGTCCAGATATGCCAAAGAATTGCTTTTAATTATTTATCTGCTGCTTTATTCCGAATATTACATTGATCGGTTAAATGCTATCGGTGTCGGTTTTGCTGTGCTTCTTTTTGGCGCGATGTTTTTGGCGCTGACTTTAGCGTTATATCTAACGGCTTATATTCGTCAGGCGCTCATTCGCCACTTATTCGCAATAACACTGTTTGTCTCGGCGGTGTTTTTTGATGTCTATACCCGGGTCACTGCGGATTACCTGAGCTACAGCAGCTTTGTCTCCCTGGTGTACTCCGGCGGCTTCATCCAGGAAGCCGCCTACCAGTACCGCGACGCGATCATTCATGGCGCGCTCAGTGGCCTGCTGTTGTTGTTCGGCATAGGGCTCAAGCCGCGTCATGCGCTGAGGGTGCCCAATGCGCTGCGCGTGGCGGCGCCGGTGTGTGGCGTGTTGCTGTTGAGTACGGTGTTGTTCCTGCGGGCGGGCGAGGGCGCGCGGGGCTTGCCGATCATGTACACGCCGCTGGCCTATCTGAACCTGTTCACCTACGAAGCGCTGCACAACACCGTCGGCCCGCGTGAACCGGTGACGCTGGCGCGCAACGCAACGGCGGTCAATCACGACATCGTGCTGATCATCGACGAAAGCATCTCTGGCAATTACCTGGACATCAACGCGCCGTTCGGGGTGCACAGCAACCTCAAGCAGGCGCATCCAGGTGTCGACATCTTCAATTACGGCTATGCCGCGTCCATTGCCAACTGCAGCGCCGACACCAACGTCACCCTGCGCTACGGCGGCACTCGCGACGATTACACGCGGATCAACAGCACCCTGCCGTCGATCTGGCAGTACGCGAAAAAAGCCGGGCTGCGCACGGTGTACATCGACGCCCAGCGCACCAGCGGCAACTTGCAGAACCTGATGACCGACAGCGAGAAAAAGGACATCGACCAATTCGTCCAGTTTGACCAGACCAGCGTGCGTGACCGCGACATGGCCGCCGCCGCGAAGCTGATCGAGCTGCTCAACGATGACCAGCCGGAGTTGGTGGTGATCAATAAGGTCGGCGCGCATTTCCCGGTGCACGACAAATACCCCGACGCGTTCATGGCGTATCGCCCGACACTGCCGCGCGGGCAGTTCACCGAAGTCGCCGACACCGGCAAGCGCGATGGTTTCAACGGCCAGCCAGACGATTGGGCGCTGTATCGCAATGCCTACAAGAACACGGTTCTCTGGAACGTTGGCGAGTTCTTCGCGCGGGTGTTTGCCCAGGCCAACTTGAATAATGCGCTGCTGATCTACACCTCCGATCACGGCCAGGACCTGCATGAACGCGGTAACCCCGGGCTCAATACGCACTGCGGCGGCGACCCGGTGGAGGAGGAGGGGCTGGTGCCGTTAGTGGTGATTCAGGGTGATCAGTTGCAGGGGCCCGACTGGGCGCAATCACTGACGGTGAACAAGGACCGCTCCAGCCACTACAACATTTTCCCGACCCTGCTGCAGTTGATGGGGTACGACCTGACGGGGATCGAGGCGGTGTATGGCAAGCCGTTGACGGTGCCGACGGCGGACGATTTCACCTTCAACTACCGCTTC encodes:
- a CDS encoding sulfatase-like hydrolase/transferase; protein product: MSRYAKELLLIIYLLLYSEYYIDRLNAIGVGFAVLLFGAMFLALTLALYLTAYIRQALIRHLFAITLFVSAVFFDVYTRVTADYLSYSSFVSLVYSGGFIQEAAYQYRDAIIHGALSGLLLLFGIGLKPRHALRVPNALRVAAPVCGVLLLSTVLFLRAGEGARGLPIMYTPLAYLNLFTYEALHNTVGPREPVTLARNATAVNHDIVLIIDESISGNYLDINAPFGVHSNLKQAHPGVDIFNYGYAASIANCSADTNVTLRYGGTRDDYTRINSTLPSIWQYAKKAGLRTVYIDAQRTSGNLQNLMTDSEKKDIDQFVQFDQTSVRDRDMAAAAKLIELLNDDQPELVVINKVGAHFPVHDKYPDAFMAYRPTLPRGQFTEVADTGKRDGFNGQPDDWALYRNAYKNTVLWNVGEFFARVFAQANLNNALLIYTSDHGQDLHERGNPGLNTHCGGDPVEEEGLVPLVVIQGDQLQGPDWAQSLTVNKDRSSHYNIFPTLLQLMGYDLTGIEAVYGKPLTVPTADDFTFNYRFNARLGAKPEWKHIDLNTIVTPGEAATRVATGQ
- a CDS encoding CpsD/CapB family tyrosine-protein kinase, whose protein sequence is MDGSTNKSLSIANPSESNLTSTVLDLDLRILFLTAANPGAGTTTSALALASQLAQMSSGQVLLVDASQSASNLTRQLNLSKERGLRDLLFNPDNPPLLQDCVVQVSSLPFHVLPNGRPIRTLEHLTAERLSPLLDQLGSQYRFVVIDGDAVYSAADTLVISTQVDGVVFVVRAEDTRWEVAQAAVQRLTQAGAKVVGSVFNRRKYYMPKWLYKNL
- a CDS encoding NAD-dependent epimerase, with the translated sequence MKILVTGAAGFIGAHCVLRLMRDGHAVVGLDNFNGYYDPQLKHDRVRWVRDQVGHFPLARIDLADAAAIEALFVREQPQVVIHLAAQAGVRYSLENPKAYLDSNLSGFLNILEGCRHHPVEHLIYASSSSVYGANQHTPYSVHDGVNHPLSLYAATKKANELMAHSYSHLFGIPSTGLRFFTVYGPWGRPDMSPIQFARAITEGTPLKLFNYGEHQRDFTYIDDIIESIARLTDHPPHNHPEWDREHPDAGSSMAPWCLFNIGGHHPVELKTYLALMEKHLGQKAIVELLPLQPGDVLNTCAETDDLAQATGFQPRIELDEGLGRFIAWFRDYYPTACRPRAARG
- a CDS encoding polysaccharide biosynthesis/export family protein — encoded protein: MNAKILVLLMLPLAGCSSTSETQNMPVNILTATPANAQATDMPKVEQTLRPQDVLDVIFHISTSGSDAYRVQSGDQIGLNFTAASQLNGNQLVLPDGTINLPGANTSVKIAGLTSDEAREEIQRAYQRKQLFQPNRNQLTVQIISPLTNEQNLKSALNHPATGMSREITVGTDGYASFPEIGAVPLQGMTVNQLETFLNQKYAQLPGRMSVDVLLKSTAGNEIYVLGEVGQPGSYPIRRPVSVLEALTLARGTNVKARLDSVVIMRRNGNQVQAVHYDVEKALSGDASQIAYLQPDDMLFVPKTKLASAGDLARQLADVVLFQGVGFSFGYRVDNKSSSSN
- a CDS encoding GumC family protein — protein: MNPKENYLHEFFRIFFANKQLVKRVFLIFAVIALLLPLVLKQSFDITAQVIVQSKKLSQGDATTSLTVDNATFIPPSLADMETESNILRSPALIRQTISELRDKGEYTPPVGMFARLVVEPFKRYVTSPLRQYLINPLRNMLGLETDPVRDTALDALTQQAIDSLKIETLPGSNVISIVYSFPDPHQGTTFVSALLQNYLVSRQALQSIDLPQSFYESKKHLYQVRLDGLEGNRQALLESVGSSDPKEEITFRLNAINTEEQALNLYQDRLLQSQRWLEYLKTALAAASNNKLNDYTFPYTFTTTVDNVAFEDREIKQMGEQLTTQVSRYMNDLAVFQPGSEPMLLTREQIARTRQQFLKVVSNRIQERTNDLAVVQQVINQKTARIAEFKNRIHTLQQTQSKLRQMDTEIDALHTAFSTYAQRFAESSTAGSLNDDLSNAKVLSPPFEPTEPAFPKAFLIIPFGLLTGLLLAIALVYVREFFDHRFKHPAQISHELGLPVLLVINDENALPSNPHKNWTVPSFVHWVRN
- a CDS encoding sugar transferase is translated as MTGHEQGVPIQQMRRDKRIDPEHRMRLDAAIHRQGRGWFTGREGGRPWQLSRTNRVMACFGALAILLLISPLLVGLALIIKFTSPGPVMFVQKRTGYRGRKFGMYKFRTMVANAEELKESLRHLNKHGVDAIDFKIDKDPRITRIGGFLRRTSLDELPNLINVVTGDMRLVGPRPTSFNAYRYKDNHLARLAIYPGMTGLWQISGRSNIDFDQRVELDLSYIAEQSLLLDLKILLKTPFKVFSGHGAS
- a CDS encoding UDP-glucose dehydrogenase family protein, translating into MDVSVFGTGYVGLIQAAALADVGHRVLCVDIDPNKIKQLQQAVPPISEPGLSGTLEENIKAGRLLFSTQASDAVEHAELIFIAVGTPADEDGSADLSHVLNVARQIASHMEADRTLIIKSTVPVGTADQVLATANSELLRRGKSNLAVRVVSNPEFLKEGSALADCMRPDRIIVGTRDDVAREQMSELYAPFCRNHEKLMFMDNRSAELTKYAANAMLATRISFMNELANLTELLGADIEAVRKGIGSDPRIGYHFIYPGCGFGGSCFPKDLRALLHTAEHNGMPLKLLRSVTDVNDSQRHILFSKLKAQFPQGLAGKSIAIWGLAFKPNTDDMREAPSRYLMDALWAEGASVQAYDPEAMSECRRLYGYRNDLHLCATRDDTLEDADALVICTEWKNFRVVDFDLLAEKLRSKVIIDGRNLYNPEHVAAAGLHYSGIGLRHIAPQGLRP